DNA sequence from the Anaerobranca californiensis DSM 14826 genome:
AATTTCCATGACCATCTAATAAAGGGTATCGAATAGAAAAATCTTGAGCCATCCTTACCAAGGCATCATATACTGCCATATCTCCATGGGGATGATATTTACCTAATACTTCACCAACTACCCTTGCACATTTTTTATAAGGTTTATCATTAGTAAATCCCATTTCGCTCATAGCATAGAGAATTCTTCTATGAACTGGTTTTAATCCATCCCTAACATCAGGAAGAGCTCTACCTACTATTACACTCATGGCATAATCTAAATAAGATTGTTTCATTTCTTGACTTAAATCTATGGGTATTATTTTACCGTGGGTTATTTCATTCATTAAAAAATTCACCTCTTCTATCTAGTAAACCTCTATACGTCTAAGTTTTTAACATTTTTCGCATGGGTTTGAATAAATTCTCTTCTTGGTTCAACTTTATCACCCATAAGAATATTAAAAATTTCATCTGCTTGTATAGCATCTTCTAAAGACACTTTAAGAATTGTTCTTGTTTCAGGATTCATAGTAGTTTCCCATAATTGTTCTGGATTCATTTCTCCAAGACCCTTATACCTTTGTATAGAGTAATTTTTATTCTCTAAAGTATTTAAATATATTTCTAAATCCCTATCATTATAAATATATTTTTCTTTATTACCAATTTTAACTTTATATAATGGCGGTTGAGCAATATATACATAACCATTTTCTATTAATGGTTTCATATACCTATAGAAAAAGGTCAATAAAAGGGTTCTTATATGAGATCCGTCTACATCAGCATCTGTCATAATTATAATTTTATGGTATCTTAACTTATTAATATCAAAATCATCACTTATTCCTGTACCTAAAGCAGTTATGATAGTTCTTATTTCTTCATTTCCTAATATCTTATCTATCCTTGTTTTTTCCACATTAATAATTTTACCCCTTAAAGGTAAAATAGCTTGAAATCTTCGATCCCTTCCTTGTTTTGCAGAACCACCAGCTGAATCACCCTCAACTAGATAAATTTCACTTAAAGCAGGGTCTTTTAAGGAACAATCTGCCAATTTGCCTGGCAAAGATGAAATTTCTAAAGCATTTTTTCTTCTGGTAAGTTCCCTTGCCCTTCTAGCTGCTTCCCTTGCTCTAGCTGCTTGAAGTGCCTTTTCAATTATTTTTCTTGCTATTTGCGGATTTTCTTCTAGAAAAGCACCAAATTCTTCACTGAAAATTGAATCTACTATACCTCTCATTTCAGGGTTCCCTAATTTAGTTTTTGTTTGACCTTCAAATTGAGGTTCAGGTAATTTTACACTTATTACCGCTGTTAAACCTTCTCTAACATCTTCACCTGTTAGATTACTCTCATTTTCCTTTAATAAATTATTTTTTCTAGCATAGTCATTAATTATCCTAGTCAAAGCCATTTTAAAACCCAGTTCATGGCTGCCGCCTTCATGGGTATTAATGTTATTTGCAAAGGAAAATATCCCCTCGGAATAACCGGTATGATATTGAAGGGAAATTTCTATTATACATCCATCTTTTTCTTTTTCAATTATAATTGGTGGTTTATGGATAACATCTTTATTTTTATTTAAGAATTCTACATATGAAACAATTCCTCCATCAAATTTATATACTTCTTTTTTATCAATTCTTTTATCATGTAATGTAATTGATACACCTTTATTTAAGAAAGCTAATTCCCTCAATCTTGTATTCAAAATATCAAAGGAAAACTCAACTGTTTCAAAAATTTCAGGGTCTGGAAGAAAAGTTACTTTAGTTCCTCTAGATTCTGTATCACCTATTATTTTTAGTTCAGATACTGCTTCTCCCCGCTCAAACCTTTGATGATAAATTTTACCATTTTTCATAATTTCAACTTCTAACCATAAAGATAGAGCATTAACTACAGAAGCACCTACACCATGAAGACCCCCTGTAATTTTATACCCACCTCCACCAAACTTCCCGCCGGCATGGAGTACTGTTAATATTACTTCAACGGCTGGCTTTCCCATCTTAGGGTGGATATCTACAGGCATACCTCTACCGTTATCAGTTACAGATACACTACCATCTTCATTTAGTTCTACTACTATGGTATCACAACCAAACATAACTTCATCAATACTATTATCTACAATTTCATATACTAAGTGGTGTAACCCTTTTGGACCAGTTGAACCAATATACATACCTGGTCTTTTTCTAACAGGCTCTAATCCTTCTAATACTTGAATTTGTTCTGCTGTATATGTCATATTATTTTGATTATTGTTTTCTCCTGTCATTTCCATTCCTCCAATGGTTTAAAACTCTATATCATTATAATTATACTTGATTATCAGATAATGTCAAAACTCTCAAAGTACCAAATTAAAATTTAGCCACGGTTTTTTCCGTGGCTAATATAGTTTTTCTATTCTTTTTTTTAATGTATTAGTAGCAATGGGTGATAAATATATTTCATTATCCGTTATAATTAAAGATTTTATTTTTGCACCTTCATCTACATTAATTACTTTTTTATTTGAATAATTAATAAAGTTATATAATTCTCCATTGCCATCTTTTTTTATTAAATTATAATCAAAAATTCCTATAAGCTTTTTTGAAGATATAATTACCAAATTACCTAAATGAAGGACCATATTTTTCACCTTTAACTCTCATATGAAATATTACCCTTTTCTATTTTAAAAATTTTACCTGAATTTAAAATTAAATTATCCTTATCAGTTGTTGTAATAAATGTTTGTATTTTATTTTTAATATTTTTTAATAAAAAATTTCTCCTTTTTTCATCAAGTTCTGATAAAACATCATCAAGTAGTAGCACTGGATAGTTGCCTTTATAAGATACAAATAATTCTATTTCCGCAATTTTAAGGGATAATACCGCTGTTCTTTGTTGACCTTGTGAACCATATTTTTTGACATTATAACCATTTATTTTGATTATCAGATCATCTCTATGGGGACCAATAGAAGTAACTTTATTTTTTAAATCTATTGATAAAGATTCTCTATACTTTTTTAAAAGGATATTTTCTATTTCCTCTTTACTTAATTTCGCTAATTCTTTACTTTCTATAAAGGAATGATACACTATTTCAAGGTTTTCTTGATTATCTGTTAGTTTTCTATGAATTAAATTTGCTAAAATTTTGATCTTTTCTAATACATCTAAACGTTTTTTAATAATCTCACTAGCTACTTTTGCTAATTGTATATCAAAAACATCTATAATTTTTTGTAAATCCTTTTTATTTGTTTTTAAAATACTGTTTCTATTTAAGATAATTTTGTTATATTGGTTTAATAATTTTCCGTAATAGGGAAATATTTGGCTAATTTCTCCATCTAAAAAATTTCTCCTAATATTAGGACTTCCTTTAATTAATAATAAATCTTCTGGCGAAAAAATTACCACATTAAATAAACCTAAAATTTCAGCAAAGCTT
Encoded proteins:
- the gyrB gene encoding DNA topoisomerase (ATP-hydrolyzing) subunit B, whose protein sequence is MTGENNNQNNMTYTAEQIQVLEGLEPVRKRPGMYIGSTGPKGLHHLVYEIVDNSIDEVMFGCDTIVVELNEDGSVSVTDNGRGMPVDIHPKMGKPAVEVILTVLHAGGKFGGGGYKITGGLHGVGASVVNALSLWLEVEIMKNGKIYHQRFERGEAVSELKIIGDTESRGTKVTFLPDPEIFETVEFSFDILNTRLRELAFLNKGVSITLHDKRIDKKEVYKFDGGIVSYVEFLNKNKDVIHKPPIIIEKEKDGCIIEISLQYHTGYSEGIFSFANNINTHEGGSHELGFKMALTRIINDYARKNNLLKENESNLTGEDVREGLTAVISVKLPEPQFEGQTKTKLGNPEMRGIVDSIFSEEFGAFLEENPQIARKIIEKALQAARAREAARRARELTRRKNALEISSLPGKLADCSLKDPALSEIYLVEGDSAGGSAKQGRDRRFQAILPLRGKIINVEKTRIDKILGNEEIRTIITALGTGISDDFDINKLRYHKIIIMTDADVDGSHIRTLLLTFFYRYMKPLIENGYVYIAQPPLYKVKIGNKEKYIYNDRDLEIYLNTLENKNYSIQRYKGLGEMNPEQLWETTMNPETRTILKVSLEDAIQADEIFNILMGDKVEPRREFIQTHAKNVKNLDV
- the remB gene encoding extracellular matrix regulator RemB — protein: MVLHLGNLVIISSKKLIGIFDYNLIKKDGNGELYNFINYSNKKVINVDEGAKIKSLIITDNEIYLSPIATNTLKKRIEKLY
- the recF gene encoding DNA replication/repair protein RecF (All proteins in this family for which functions are known are DNA-binding proteins that assist the filamentation of RecA onto DNA for the initiation of recombination or recombinational repair.); protein product: MYIKNIQLNNFRNYTNLKIDFEKNINIFLGDNAQGKTNLLEAIYFLALGKSPRNYIKDDLIQWQKQYFYIKGTIIEEDCSTIIEIGLNKNNNKIIKVNGVEKKSFAEILGLFNVVIFSPEDLLLIKGSPNIRRNFLDGEISQIFPYYGKLLNQYNKIILNRNSILKTNKKDLQKIIDVFDIQLAKVASEIIKKRLDVLEKIKILANLIHRKLTDNQENLEIVYHSFIESKELAKLSKEEIENILLKKYRESLSIDLKNKVTSIGPHRDDLIIKINGYNVKKYGSQGQQRTAVLSLKIAEIELFVSYKGNYPVLLLDDVLSELDEKRRNFLLKNIKNKIQTFITTTDKDNLILNSGKIFKIEKGNISYES